One window from the genome of Methanobacterium formicicum encodes:
- a CDS encoding PepSY domain-containing protein, giving the protein MQRNTYILIGVVILIFVAAAGVSYLLFQPAVNNSPNVTNNTTTTVVNQGTTTQQNQTTTSGYISSAQAKSIASNYLNSKSDYNGLGAGTPSLKGSVYYVPMVVTVEGQHSVGTVLGDVLVDAKTGKVLGTETVDITTDEKVRNPP; this is encoded by the coding sequence ATGCAACGCAATACCTATATTTTAATTGGAGTCGTTATCCTGATCTTTGTTGCTGCCGCCGGGGTTAGTTATCTTTTATTCCAGCCCGCGGTTAACAACTCGCCCAATGTTACCAACAACACCACAACCACAGTGGTGAACCAGGGTACCACCACCCAACAGAACCAGACCACCACCTCGGGTTACATATCCTCAGCCCAGGCCAAATCCATTGCATCCAACTACCTGAATTCCAAATCAGATTATAATGGCCTGGGAGCGGGCACACCTTCCCTTAAAGGAAGTGTGTATTACGTGCCCATGGTGGTAACCGTAGAGGGCCAGCATTCAGTGGGAACTGTGCTGGGTGATGTCTTGGTAGATGCCAAAACTGGAAAAGTCCTGGGAACAGAAACCGTTGATATTACCACCGATGAAAAGGTAAGAAACCCACCATAA